TCTGCTGTCTTCTTCGCGCTCACGATCATGTTCACCAAGCGACTGACCCGGCATGAGCCGATCAGCTCCATCCTGCTGTGGCTGACCCTGATGCAACTGGGAATGGGTCTGGCGATATCTGGCTGGGACGGGGTGATTGCAATCCCAAATGCCGCAACGGCACTTTGGCTGCTGGTGATTGGCTGCGCAGGGTTGACTGCACATTTTTGCATGACCAAGGCGCTCGCAATTGCTCCGGCCACCGTTGTGGTGCCCATTGATTTCGCCCGCCTGCCGACCATCGCTGTAGCCGGAATGTTGATTTATGGTGAAGCGCTTAACCTCTGGATCCTGTTGGGCGCGGCGGTGATCTTCTGTGCGAACTACATCAATATTCTGGATGCGGCCGGGCGTCTGCGTGCGCATTCAGAACAACGAAGATCAGTCTGACTTTCTTGCCCTTGATTGCCTTTGCGTCAACATTGACCGAAAAATTCCCCCTTGCTAGCGTTTTCCAATGTTAAAACCAGACGCTCAAGTCTGGACAGGGAGGAACAATGAAACGCTATCTTGCAACGTCAGCGGCGCTGGCGCTGGCTTCCGGCTCCGCTATGGCCAGCGGTCTTGATCGGACCGGCCAGCCGATTGGCATCATCTTCGAAGAAGGCAGTTACGCCGAGTTTTCCGTGGCGACCTCATCCGTAGATCTGTCCGGCAATGACCGCGCCACCACCACCGTCGGCACCGCGGGTAACCCTTTTCAATCTGCGACCAGCGATGTCGGCGACCGCTTCAACATGTTTGGTGCCGGTTACAAGCGGGACATCAACGAGCAGCTGTCCTTCGCAGTGATCTTCGATCAGCCGTGGGGCGTCGACGTGAATTACCCGGTTGGAAGCTCGCTCCTTTTGGGCGGCACCACGGCAGTGGCGGATTCTAACGCAATCACTGCACTTGTTCGTTACAAGTTTAACGACAACTTCAGCGTTCATGGCGGCATTCGTTACCAAGAGATTGACGGCGCGATTAACCTGGCGGGCGGCGCCTATTCCTCTATCGGCAGCCAATATAACGTGAAGGTCAACAAGGACGGTGCATTTGGCTGGGTCGCGGGCGTTGCCTATGAAATCCCAGAAATCGCCCTGCGCGCGGCACTGACCTACAGCTCCGAAATCGAGCATGATTTCAACCTGAACGAAACCTTTGCCAATGGCGTCTCAGTAGGAACATCGACCAAGACCAAGACACCGCAGTCGGTCAACTTGGACCTTCAAACGGGCATTGCCGAAGACACGCTGCTGTTTGGCGGCATTCGCTGGGCAGAGCACAGCGTCACCAACTTGGTTGTGCCGGGCCTCAGCGGTCAGGCCGGTCGCACCGTAGACCTGATCGACCTTGATGACTCGGTCACCTACACCCTTGGCGTGGGTCGCAAATTCAACGAGAACTGGTCTGGTTCGCTTGCGGTAATCTATGCAGATGTTGATGGCGACAACCTTGTCTCACCGCTCGCACCCACGCACGGCTATGAGGCAATCCGCCTTGGCGTGCAGTACACTCAGGACAAGATGAAGATCTCTGCCGGTATCCGCTATACCAGACTGGGTGACGCAATTGCCGCGCCCGGTGGTGCTGTGGGCGTCGCGAACTTTCGCGACAACGATGCTGTCAGCTTTGGCCTGAAGGTCGGCTATAGCTTCTGATCCTGGCGTAAAACCTGCGTGCGCTTACAGGCCGCGCTGTAACAAAGACAGGGCCAGAACCAGCTTTGCCCCCGCACCCATGGTGCGGGGGTTTTTCATGTCACGACCTCGCCTCAGCGCGCCATCTGCGGGCGCTGCCGATTGACCCACGCGACATTGCTCAGTAGCAAGGCAAGGAACCAACAGGGACCGGATTTCAAATGCTCTATTCGTCTGCCGAAGAGTGGCGTAAGGTGCCGCATAAGCGGGTTTTGTTCTTTGGCATGTCCGGTCTGGGCAAGACCTATATCAGCAACATCCTGCGCGGTGCGGGCAGCTGGTTTCACTACTCTATTGATTACCGCATCGGTACCCGCTACATGGGCGAATATATCGCCGACAATGCCAAGGCAGAGGCGATGAAGGTGCCGTTTCTGCGCGATCTTCTGTTGTCTGACTCGATCTACATCGGCTCCAATATCAGCTTTGAGAACCTGACACCGGTGGCGTCCTATCTAGGCAAGCCCGGCAATCCGGCCAAGGGCGGGCTGGCAATGCAGGAATATACCCGCCGTCAGGACCAGTTCCGCACCGCTGAGCTGAACGCGCTGCGCGATACTGGCTATTTCATCGACCGCGCTGCGCGGCTCTATGACTATCCGAACTTCATCTGCGACACCGGTGGCAGCATCTGCGAATGGGTCGATGCAAGCGAGCCCAACGACCCTTTGCTGACAGAGCTGTCGCAGCACACGCTGATGGTCTGGATCAAGGGCGACGAAGCCCATACCCAAGAGCTGATCCGCCGGTTCGACCGCGCGCCGAAACCCATGGCCTATGAACCGGCCTTCCTCGCCCGGGTCTGGCAAGAGTATCTAAAGGAAAACACCCTATCAGAGGCCGATGTGGATCCTGATAGTTTCATTCGCTGGACCTATGCGCAGGCGCTCGCCCATCGCCAGCCCCGCTATGCTGCGATGGCCGAAAAATGGGGCGTCACGGTAACAGCAGATCAGATTTCGGGCATCCGCACCGAGGCTGATTTCACAGACGTGATCGCGGGCGCTCTTGAGGCGCGCGGCTAGGCCTTCTACATCACGAGGGCCGGATACAGGCCACCCCCCGGGGATTTGCTCCGGGTCAGAACGAGCCCGACCAGTATGGACGGGACAAACACACCAAAGGACACGATATGCCGATCAAGATCCCTTCAGACCTCCCCGCCTATGACGTTCTCACGAACGAAGGCGTGATGGTCATGTCGCCGGATCAGGCGGCCCGTCAGGACATTCGCCCGCTGCGCATCGGCCTGTTGAACTTGATGCCGAAGAAGATCCAGACCGAGAACCAGTTTGCCCGGCTGATCGGCGCGACGCCCTTGCAGATCGACCTATCGCTGATCCGCATGACGGAGCATCAGACCCGCAATACCGCGGCCGAGCATATGGCCGAATTCTACCGTCCCTTTCAGGAAATCAAGGATCAGCGCTTTGACGGGTTGATCATCACCGGCGCGCCGATTGAACATCTTGAGTTCGAGGACGTCACCTATTGGGATGAGCTGTGCGAGGTCTTTGACTGGACCCAGACCAATGTGCATTCCACCTTTGGCGTCTGCTGGGGCGGCATGGCGATGATCAACTACTTCCACGGGGTGAAGAAACACCTCTTGGATCACAAGGTCTTTGGCTGTTTCCGGCACCAGAACCTCGACCCTGCCTCGCCCTATCTGCGGGGATTTTCGGATGATTGCGTTATTCCGGTGTCGCGCTGGACCGAAATTCGCCAATCCGAGATCGACGCGCGGCCCGGACTGCGCAGCCTTCTGGGCAGTCAGGATGCCGGCCCCTGCCTGATCGAGGATCCGAGTCACCGCGCGCTCTATATCTTCAATCATTTTGAATACGATAGTGATACGCTGAAACAGGAATATGACCGCGACGTGGCCAGCGGGACGCCGATCAACGTGCCGATGAATTACTATCCGGATGATGATCCCAGCCGCAAACCGCAAAACAGATGGCGCAGCCATGCGCATCTTCTTTATGGCAACTGGATCAATGATATCTATCAATCCACCCCCTTCGACATGGCTGAGATTGGGCGTTAAGGGTGTGGTGACCGCCGGGCTGGTTCTGGCGCTTGGCGTTGGTGTGACACTGTGGCGGGCCACTACGCGTGAGGCTGAGGCGGTGTCGGCCTACCCGCCGCAGGGCACATTTGTGACCGTTGAAGGGCAGCAGGTGCACCTGCTGGATCTGGGACAGCCCGCCGCCCTGCCCGCAGGCGCACGCGCGCCGGATCTGGTGCTGATACATGGCGCCAGCGGTCATATCCGTGATATGACCTTTCGCCTCGCGCCAACCCTCAGCGACCGCTACCGGGTGATCATCGTCGATCGACCCGGACTGGGCTACAGTGACCGCACCCGCGGCGCACAAGCCTCGCTGAGCAGGCAAGCCGCCCTGATCCGTGGCGCGGTTGCCGAATTAGGGGCGAAGCGCCCAATCGTACTGGGGCAAAGCTACGGCGGCGGTGTTGCACTGGCCTGGGCGCTGGATGCGCCGGAGAGCCTCTCTGCCCTCGTCACCGTCGGTGCGGTCTCGCATCCCTGGCCAACCCCGCTCAGCACATTTTACAAGATTACCTCCTCACCGCTGGGTCAACGGCTGGCCGTCCCGGTGCTGACCGCCTATGTGCCGGAGACCACCATTCGCGATACGCTGACTGAGGTCTTTGCCCCGCAGCCCGTTCCGGCGGGGTATTTTGAGCATTTCGGCCCGGGTTTAACCCTGCGCCGCTCCGCCCTGCGGGCCAATGCCCGCCAGCGCGCTGACCTTCTGGCGGAAATCAAGATGATGGCGCCCCGCTACAGCGCCCTTCGCCTGCCCATTGAGGCGGTACATGGCAGTGCGGATACCACTGTCGGGCTGGATCTCCACGCGCGCCAGCTGGAACGCGATGTGCCCACGCTCAATCTCACGGTGCTGGAGGGGATCGGCCATATGCCGCATCAGGTCGCCACCGATGCGGTTGCTGCGGCGGTGGACCGGGCGGCAGCGCGGGCGGCAACGGCAGAGAATTTGCGTTAAAACGATTCACATTTCGCTGCAAAGCCCCATATAAGGGACAGAAGACAGAAGGAATTTTCGAATGCCCCTGCCCTTTGACGGTGCCATCAGCGCGTTTTACGAGACCGAAGCCCCGGATGAGATCCGCACCGCCCTCAAAGGCGCGGACAAGGACGATGTGCTGGATCCAGGCTTTCCCTATGACACGCGGATGGGCCGCAAGCACTATGACAAAGAAATGAAGCGCCTGCAGATCGAACTGGTGAAAATGCAGTCCTGGGTGCGCGCAACCGGCGCGCGGATTGCCATCATTTTCGAAGGACGCGATGCGGCTGGCAAGGGCGGCACCATCAAGCGGTTCCGGGAGAACCTGAACCCACGCGGCGCCCGCATCGTGGCCCTGTCCAAACCCAGCGAACGCGAACAGACGCAGTGGTATTTCCAGCGCTATATCACCCATCTGCCGTCGGCGGGTGAAATCGTTTTTTTTGATCGCAGCTGGTACAATCGCGGCGTGGTGGAGCCGGTTTTCGGCTTTTGCACCGACGGCCAGCGCGAACGGTTTTTCGATCAGGTCAACGGGTTTGAGGAGGCGCTGGTGGAGGACGGCATTCAGGTCTTCAAGATCTGGCTCAACGTCGGGCGCGCCGAGCAGCTGCGCCGGTTCCTGTCGCGCGAAACCGACCCGCTGAAACAATGGAAGCTCAGCCCGATCGACGTGAAGGGGCTGAGCCTCTGGCAGGAATACTCCACCGCCATCGCCGACACGCTGACGCGCAGTCATTCTGAACATGCGCCCTGGACTATCGTCCGCTCGGATGACAAGCGGCGCGCACGGCTGGCCGCCATCCGTCGGGTGCTGCACGCTATCGATTATGCCAACAAAGACGCCAAAGCGCTTGGCAATCTGGATGGTGCGATCTGTGGCGGACCGGATCTTTGGGATGCCTAAACGCGGATATCACCACGGCAACCTGCGTCAGGCGCTGGTCGAGGCCGCATTGCACCTGATCGAGGCGAAAGGCCCGACCGGTTTCACCCTATCGGAGGCGGCCAAACAGGCAGGCGTCACCCCGGCTGCGGTGTATCGTCATTTCAAGGGGCGCGAGGATCTGATCGCCGAGGCAGGCAGGCAGGGCTACATCATGTTTGCCGATCTGATGCAGCACGCCTATGACAAATATCAGCCGTCAGCGCTGGCCGCGTTTGAGGCCACAGGCCGGGCCTATCTTGCCTTTGCCCGCAAACATCCAGGCCATTACATCGCCATGTTTGAGAGCGGTATTTCCGTGAACCGCACGCCCGAACTGGCCGAGGCCGCCAATCGCGCCCGCGCCATTCTGGAACGCGCTGCGGCAGACCTAAGCAAGCATATCCCGGTTGAAAAACGCCCCCCTGCCTCGATGTTCTCGGCCCATATTCTGGCGATGAGCCATGGGGTGGTTGAGCTTTACGCGCGGAACTCACCCGGCGCGGCCTCGCCCTTCCCGCCCGAGGATCTGCTGGAAAGCGGCATCGGCATCTACTTGCGTGGGCTGGGCCTGATCGAACCGGATAGCTGACGCTGGCGGCAGGTGACACCTGCGCCGGCTGATGCAGTCCCCAAATGGTTCAGACATAGAAAAAGGCCGCAGATTGCTCTGCGGCCTTTTCCAATCCATGTGATCCAGCGATTAACGCTTGGAGAACTGGAACGAACGACGCGCTTTGCGGCGACCGAATTTCTTACGCTCAACGACACGGCTGTCGCGGGTCAGGAAGCCAGCAGCTTTCAACGCGCCACGCAGGGACGGGTTGTAGAGCTGCAGCGCCTTGGAGATGCCGTGCTTGACCGCACCGGCCTGACCGGAGAGGCCACCGCCCTTGACGGTTGCGTAGACGTCGAATTCGCCTTCGACACCGGCAACCTGGAACGGCTGGCGCAGAATCATCTGCAGCACAGGGCGTGCAAAATATGTGTTCAGCTCTTTACCGTTGACGGAGACCTTGCCGGAACCCGGCTTGATCCAGACGCGGGCAACCGCATCTTTCCGCTTGCCGGTTGCATAGGCACGACCCAGCTCGTCACGAACGGGTTCGCGCGAAATGGTTTCTTCGGCTACGGTTTCTACGCCTGCAACGGCGCCGAGCTCTTCGAGAGTGTTGATCTGATCAGCCATCGGTCTCAGCTCCGGGTGTTTTTCTTGTTCATGGATTTAACATCCAGAACCTCGGGGGACTGGGCTTCATGCGGGTGCTCGGCACTTGCATAGATGCGCAGGTTGGTCATCTGCTGGCGCGACAGGCGGTTGCCGGGCAGCATGCGCTTCACAGCCTGGTAGACCACGCGCTCAGGGTGCGCGCCTTCCAGAATTTGCTGTTTGGTGCGGGATTTGATGCCACCGGGGTGGCCGGTGTGCCAGTAGAAGTGCTCTTCGCGCTTCTTGCCGGTCATTTGGATTTTGTCAGCGTTGATCACGATGACATTGTCGCCCATATCCATGTGAGGAGTGAAGGACGGCTTGTGCTTACCACGCAGGCGCATGGCGACGATCGATGCAAGACGGCCCAGCACCACGCCTTCGGCGTCGATGATGATCCACTTCTTCTCGATGTCTGCCGGAGTAGCAGAGAAGGTTTTCATATCAGGTCAATCCTGTTTGACGTGAAGGGCACACCAAAGCAGTGCGCCCGAATTCGATGGACGGGGTTTACGGCAGGCCCGCGCATAGGTCAACACCTGCAAACCTGATTTAATTGTTTGAAAACAATGTCTTGAAAAATAGGTATGATAATACCCCAAATTTGGATGCCGCCCGATGCGCTGCAGCCCGACCAAAAAACCGCAGCTGTCGACGCGGAACAGGCCGACGTGCCTTTTCAGCCATTGTCTCACACGTTAAAGCTGCATCAGAAAGACAAATTATAGGATCTCATTACATGTTTCGAAAACTTGCTCTGGCTGGCGCCCTGCCGCTGGCCCTTGGTGCCTGTATGCAAAACGCCGAAGTTACCACTCCCCCGGTGACGGTGGCGCTCAAGAATCAAAGCACGACAGCGCCGCGCATTCAGGGCTACAAAGAGCTAACCTTCCGCACGCATGTCGTGCTGGACAAGGAAAAGATGAAGGCGACAGGCGGTCAGCCCAGCAGCGCCAACATGCGCGAGGTTGTTGGCGCCAGGTGCACAATCGAAAGCACCGAATTCAAGGCGACATTCATCACCCCGGCAAAAGTTAACGTGCCGGTGCTCAAACGCCGTCCGACCCCGGCTTATGTACAGTGCAACGCAGGCGAACAGTCCGGCCGGACCACGCTTAAGCCTGAGCTGAATGGCACAGTGGTTGGCGGTGCCTCGGCTGCAGGTCTTCTGGCGGCTGCCATTACTGCAGGTATCGCTGCAGGTCGCGACAACTGGTCGTTTATCGGTAACCACACCTCGGGCGTGTCGATCCTGGTCGAGTAACCGACCCCGTTGATCATGGTGTCATATATTAAAGGGGCTGGAATGTTCAGCCAGCCCTTTGCAATAAATGAGAAAATTAGAATTTCGGTTGGCCAGTTTCTGGCCAATCTACTCCCACAATAATAATAAGAAAAACCGGAACAACTGGGAGAACACCAGTGGGAAAAATCGCGCCAAGGTCAAACCAAACTTTCCACGCGGCAAGGTCAGCGGTTCTGGAGACGAGAAGACATACTTTGCCCTGCGCCCTCGGCGGGATGCATGCACAAATGGCGAATGCACGAACCATGGCAGGTCAGCGGCAGAGCATCCGAAGCTCTACCGTAAATCTGGCTGGACCGCCAAAGGAGCCAGCGCTGGAAGTGCAAAGCCTGCCTGACTTCGTTTTCGGTCGGATCACGCATACGCCGCCAAAAGCCAGGCAGTGCGAACAATGCTGTTCTGTGGATGATCATCAACGGCACACCAATCTCCAAGATCTGTGATTTCACAGGGCTGTCTGCGCGCGATGTCTATACGAAGATTGATTTCATCCATGATCGGGTGATTGATATCACCGCCCGTCGAGAAGGCCTCTTCGAATAGGTGGATTGGACCAAAGTCGGCCGACGGTTCGCCACGGATTCCCAGACGCTCCAACTCAATTGGCCAAACAAGAAGACGCGCGCGCAAATCGCGGTTCATCACCTATGCACCGCGCATGCCAATACTGGCTACATCATGGCTGCCCATGTTGGGCTGGATCCGGTGATGGAGCTTCCTGATATCGAAGCCTAGATGGTGGCCGCCGGTGATTTCGGCCTTCCTCGCGCCTATCGGCAGCGGGCACGAGGCTGGTCAGATACCGAATTCAAGGCCTATCTGGACAGGATTACCCGGAAAATGGCTTCATCCACTGGAAGCACCAGAGGTGGATCTCGGGCTGCAGTTACCTCACAGAGAGACACTCGTGCGGCAAGACATCATGCACTTGGCACACGCCTTCATGCTGAGGAAGTTTCTCGGGAAGGGCGATGAGTGGTCCGTTTCGACAAGAACAAATCAAACGACCAGCGAAACAGCCGCGTCGCAGAAGGCAAGGCGGCACTTGAGTCGGCCTCAGGCATCAAGGCCAGCGCCTGGGCAGCAATGACGGCCGCAGAGGCCGCAGAACAAACTGATCTGGTGGTTGAGGGGCTGCTGGAAACACATCCGGTTGGAATGCCATTTGATTGGCCCTTCCACACCAGATCCGAGCCTGGAAGGGAGATCCGGACTCTCACGGGTCGTCCGAGTATGCCAAATGACCGCAGCGCTCGCCTGATGCGCCTGGCCACGCTACGAAGCGTCGATTACTATTCGCCACGAGGTGAGATCAAGCCTTCGCTTCGCCGCACGACCTGGGCACACGCCAAGCGGCAACGGTCAGACCTGGGAGCGCCATTACCTACATAATCCCGAGACGATGGCAAAAATCGTCGAGATCTACCGCTTCATGCACAACTGGATCGGAAGCAGCTCAACGAAAACAATCCCAGCAATGAAGCTGGGGCTGGCGAAGGGTAAATTCCATCCGAAGGATTTATTCGGAGGGTGAGTCCGTACTCTGCCCAATCTGGTGCTGTTCGTCTTCGGAGAAGAATTCCCGATAATTCGTTTTTTTAATGAGATATTCCTTCATGCTCCCAGATACATGATGACCTTCGATGTCTTCAGAATCAAAAATCGAGTAGAAATTTAAAGTTCCTTCGACTCGAACTTCAATGGCACATGCGGCCTCGCGAAACTCGAGGCTCTCTGCCTTCCAGAGTTTAATCATCTCGCTATCAGGTTTGCCAAGAAAGCAAAAAACATAGAGGGTGTCGGCTAACCGTGTTGGTTCGCTTCGTCTTAACCTTAAGGAGCCTATATTCCTCCGCTTTTCAGCGAAGGATGCTCTTGCG
The nucleotide sequence above comes from Phaeobacter inhibens DSM 16374. Encoded proteins:
- a CDS encoding TetR/AcrR family transcriptional regulator yields the protein MPKRGYHHGNLRQALVEAALHLIEAKGPTGFTLSEAAKQAGVTPAAVYRHFKGREDLIAEAGRQGYIMFADLMQHAYDKYQPSALAAFEATGRAYLAFARKHPGHYIAMFESGISVNRTPELAEAANRARAILERAAADLSKHIPVEKRPPASMFSAHILAMSHGVVELYARNSPGAASPFPPEDLLESGIGIYLRGLGLIEPDS
- the metA gene encoding homoserine O-acetyltransferase MetA, which produces MPIKIPSDLPAYDVLTNEGVMVMSPDQAARQDIRPLRIGLLNLMPKKIQTENQFARLIGATPLQIDLSLIRMTEHQTRNTAAEHMAEFYRPFQEIKDQRFDGLIITGAPIEHLEFEDVTYWDELCEVFDWTQTNVHSTFGVCWGGMAMINYFHGVKKHLLDHKVFGCFRHQNLDPASPYLRGFSDDCVIPVSRWTEIRQSEIDARPGLRSLLGSQDAGPCLIEDPSHRALYIFNHFEYDSDTLKQEYDRDVASGTPINVPMNYYPDDDPSRKPQNRWRSHAHLLYGNWINDIYQSTPFDMAEIGR
- a CDS encoding alpha/beta fold hydrolase — its product is MGVKGVVTAGLVLALGVGVTLWRATTREAEAVSAYPPQGTFVTVEGQQVHLLDLGQPAALPAGARAPDLVLIHGASGHIRDMTFRLAPTLSDRYRVIIVDRPGLGYSDRTRGAQASLSRQAALIRGAVAELGAKRPIVLGQSYGGGVALAWALDAPESLSALVTVGAVSHPWPTPLSTFYKITSSPLGQRLAVPVLTAYVPETTIRDTLTEVFAPQPVPAGYFEHFGPGLTLRRSALRANARQRADLLAEIKMMAPRYSALRLPIEAVHGSADTTVGLDLHARQLERDVPTLNLTVLEGIGHMPHQVATDAVAAAVDRAAARAATAENLR
- the rpsI gene encoding 30S ribosomal protein S9, with the protein product MADQINTLEELGAVAGVETVAEETISREPVRDELGRAYATGKRKDAVARVWIKPGSGKVSVNGKELNTYFARPVLQMILRQPFQVAGVEGEFDVYATVKGGGLSGQAGAVKHGISKALQLYNPSLRGALKAAGFLTRDSRVVERKKFGRRKARRSFQFSKR
- the ppk2 gene encoding polyphosphate kinase 2, translated to MPLPFDGAISAFYETEAPDEIRTALKGADKDDVLDPGFPYDTRMGRKHYDKEMKRLQIELVKMQSWVRATGARIAIIFEGRDAAGKGGTIKRFRENLNPRGARIVALSKPSEREQTQWYFQRYITHLPSAGEIVFFDRSWYNRGVVEPVFGFCTDGQRERFFDQVNGFEEALVEDGIQVFKIWLNVGRAEQLRRFLSRETDPLKQWKLSPIDVKGLSLWQEYSTAIADTLTRSHSEHAPWTIVRSDDKRRARLAAIRRVLHAIDYANKDAKALGNLDGAICGGPDLWDA
- the rplM gene encoding 50S ribosomal protein L13, with translation MKTFSATPADIEKKWIIIDAEGVVLGRLASIVAMRLRGKHKPSFTPHMDMGDNVIVINADKIQMTGKKREEHFYWHTGHPGGIKSRTKQQILEGAHPERVVYQAVKRMLPGNRLSRQQMTNLRIYASAEHPHEAQSPEVLDVKSMNKKNTRS
- a CDS encoding OmpP1/FadL family transporter, yielding MKRYLATSAALALASGSAMASGLDRTGQPIGIIFEEGSYAEFSVATSSVDLSGNDRATTTVGTAGNPFQSATSDVGDRFNMFGAGYKRDINEQLSFAVIFDQPWGVDVNYPVGSSLLLGGTTAVADSNAITALVRYKFNDNFSVHGGIRYQEIDGAINLAGGAYSSIGSQYNVKVNKDGAFGWVAGVAYEIPEIALRAALTYSSEIEHDFNLNETFANGVSVGTSTKTKTPQSVNLDLQTGIAEDTLLFGGIRWAEHSVTNLVVPGLSGQAGRTVDLIDLDDSVTYTLGVGRKFNENWSGSLAVIYADVDGDNLVSPLAPTHGYEAIRLGVQYTQDKMKISAGIRYTRLGDAIAAPGGAVGVANFRDNDAVSFGLKVGYSF